AGCAAGAACTCGATGGGCTGCGGGCGCAGCTCGAGTCGGTTGAGGGCCAGGTCACCGAAGCGAGCATCTGGGTGTCATTCGGCGAAGCGAGCGCGCTACCCGGCGGCGGCCCCCGTACGTTCTGGGATGCGCTGCAGGCGGGCTTCGCCTCGATCGGCACATTCTTCGTCGGGGCGTTCATCGCCCTCGGGTTCGCGCTCCCCTGGCTCGTGCTTGCGGCGCTCATTGCCCTCGCGATCATCATCCCAATCCGCAGACGACGACGCGCCCGAGCGACCCCGCCCGCTGAGAAACCACTGAGCGCGGATTCGACGGAATCAGTCGCAGAGCCCGACGCTCCCTAGTGAATCACGCGTAGCACACGCCCGTTCCTTACCTAATAAGCAGCGCGTGGGGCGCTAGTGCTCCGCACCCAGGTGTGAAAGACTAGCCTGAACCAGTCACCGACGAAGTCACTAAGGAGTGAGTCAACTATGGGCACCTTCGCCGTCATTAACCCGGCTACGGGCGAGAAGCTCGCAGAGTACCCGGACGCGACAGCTGCTGATATCGAAGCGGCGCTCGCTTCGACGCAGCAGACCTACCAGGAGTGGTCGCGCAAGACCACCGTCGCCGAGCGTGCGGCACTCGCCAAGCGCGCGGCAGAGCTCTTCGACGAGCGCAAGGAAGAACTCGGCGCGATCATCAACCGCGAGATGGGCAAGCCGCTCGATCAGTCGATCGGCGAGGCTGAGTTCTCGGGCGCGATCACCGCTGCGTTCGCCGACAACGCTGAGAAGTGGCTCGCCGACGAGCACCTTGAGGTTGAGGACGGTCTGAAGACCTTCTTCCGCTTCCAGGGCACCGGCGTGATCCTCGGCATCATGCCGTGGAACTACCCGTACTACCAGGTCGCGCGCTTCGCCGTGCCGAACCTGATCCTTGGCAACACCATCGTGCTGAAGCACGCAGCGCAGTGCCCCGAGTCCGCACTCGCGCTCGAGCAGCTCTTCCTCGACGCTGGCTTCCCGAAGGGCGCCTACGTCAACATCTTCGCGACGCACGACCAGATCAGCGACATCATCGCTGACGACCGCGTGCAGGGCGTCTCGCTCACCGGTTCGGAGCGCGCAGGCGCGATCGTCGCTGAGCAGGCGGGCCGCGCGCTGAAGAAGTGCGT
This portion of the Leucobacter komagatae genome encodes:
- a CDS encoding NAD-dependent succinate-semialdehyde dehydrogenase, with product MGTFAVINPATGEKLAEYPDATAADIEAALASTQQTYQEWSRKTTVAERAALAKRAAELFDERKEELGAIINREMGKPLDQSIGEAEFSGAITAAFADNAEKWLADEHLEVEDGLKTFFRFQGTGVILGIMPWNYPYYQVARFAVPNLILGNTIVLKHAAQCPESALALEQLFLDAGFPKGAYVNIFATHDQISDIIADDRVQGVSLTGSERAGAIVAEQAGRALKKCVLELGGSDVFLVLDSANLDHAVEHAVGGRMENTGQACNGSKRIVVMDKYFDEFSEKFQAAIAGQSYGDGDFGPMSSDAATKTLTAQVQGAIDQGADVVVGNNTPEGNVYTPSIITNITPAMDVYSQELFGPVAQLYKVSSDEEAIQLANSSPYGLGSVIICDDLDRAEQVGNQLDVGMVFIGGAGLEGADVPFGGVKKSGYGRELGKVGMLEFANKKLFRYAG